A single Desulfovibrio piger DNA region contains:
- the gpmI gene encoding 2,3-bisphosphoglycerate-independent phosphoglycerate mutase, with product MTPTLLLILDGWGLADKGEGNAPWVAATPHLDDLTARCPHSRLAASGREVGLPAGYMGNSEVGHLNIGAGRIVYQDMTRIDLALEDGSLLHNPVLLDVLEKTRRSGGRLHLAGLLSDGGVHSHINHLVALCAMAFAAGVPVRIHCFMDGRDTPPRSGASYVRSLLEQIVPMKDVRVASLAGRFYAMDRDKRWERVSEVWDLMVHGKGRHAADAVQAVEDSYAEGVSDEFIKPVLLEGGDASTLQDGDGLFFFNFRADRMRELSQAFVDADFTGFERGRVPQLAAVASMTAYDAHFPLPVAFPKESVSMGLGEVVSRQGMHQLRLAETEKYAHVTYFFNGGVEEPLPLEDRILVPSPRDVQTYDQKPAMSAREVTDKFVEAWQSGQYDLVVCNLANGDMVGHTGVLSAAVEACTVVDECVGRMAAAVEARKGRMLLIADHGNCEVMKDGQGRPQTAHTTNPVPCILLDASGREWRLHDGKLADVAPTLLRMWGIARPDVMTGTPLVEEVHVR from the coding sequence ATGACCCCCACCCTGTTGCTCATCCTTGACGGCTGGGGCCTGGCGGACAAAGGGGAAGGCAATGCCCCCTGGGTGGCGGCCACGCCCCATCTGGATGACCTGACGGCGCGCTGTCCGCACAGCCGCCTGGCCGCCTCTGGGCGCGAAGTGGGCCTGCCTGCCGGCTATATGGGCAACTCCGAGGTGGGGCACCTCAACATCGGCGCGGGACGCATCGTCTATCAGGACATGACGCGCATCGACCTGGCCCTTGAGGACGGCTCCCTGCTCCACAACCCCGTGCTGCTGGACGTGCTGGAAAAAACGCGCCGCAGCGGCGGCCGCCTGCATCTGGCGGGCCTGCTCTCCGACGGCGGCGTGCACAGCCACATCAACCATCTGGTGGCCCTGTGCGCCATGGCCTTTGCCGCCGGGGTGCCGGTGCGCATCCACTGCTTCATGGACGGGCGCGACACCCCGCCCCGGAGCGGCGCCTCCTATGTGCGCAGCCTCCTGGAACAGATCGTCCCCATGAAGGATGTGCGCGTGGCCAGCCTGGCGGGGCGCTTCTACGCCATGGACCGCGACAAGCGCTGGGAGCGCGTGTCCGAGGTCTGGGACCTCATGGTCCACGGCAAGGGCCGCCATGCCGCGGATGCCGTCCAGGCTGTGGAAGACTCCTATGCCGAGGGCGTCAGCGACGAATTCATCAAGCCCGTGCTGCTGGAAGGCGGGGACGCCTCCACCCTGCAGGACGGCGACGGCCTGTTCTTCTTCAATTTCCGCGCCGACCGCATGCGCGAGCTTTCCCAGGCGTTCGTGGATGCGGACTTCACCGGATTCGAGCGGGGCCGGGTGCCGCAGCTGGCCGCCGTGGCCTCCATGACGGCCTATGACGCCCACTTTCCCCTGCCGGTGGCCTTTCCCAAGGAATCCGTGAGCATGGGCCTGGGCGAGGTGGTCTCGCGGCAGGGCATGCACCAGCTGCGTCTGGCCGAAACGGAAAAATACGCGCACGTCACCTATTTCTTCAACGGCGGGGTGGAAGAGCCCCTGCCGCTGGAAGACCGCATCCTCGTGCCTTCGCCGCGCGATGTGCAGACCTATGACCAGAAACCGGCCATGAGCGCCCGCGAGGTCACGGACAAGTTCGTGGAAGCCTGGCAGAGCGGCCAGTACGATCTGGTGGTCTGCAATCTGGCCAATGGCGACATGGTGGGCCATACGGGCGTGCTTTCCGCCGCTGTGGAAGCCTGCACCGTGGTGGACGAATGCGTGGGCCGCATGGCGGCTGCCGTGGAGGCCCGCAAAGGACGGATGCTGCTCATCGCCGATCACGGCAACTGCGAGGTCATGAAGGACGGACAGGGCAGGCCCCAGACCGCCCACACCACCAATCCCGTGCCCTGCATCCTGCTGGACGCCTCCGGCAGGGAATGGCGCCTGCATGACGGCAAGCTGGCCGATGTGGCCCCGACCCTGCTGCGCATGTGGGGCATCGCCCGGCCCGATGTCATGACAGGGACGCCGCTGGTGGAGGAAGTCCATGTCCGGTAG
- the rsfS gene encoding ribosome silencing factor gives MQNLISTPKKYSELPTAEKMAVIRAWLEEHKAVDVTGIDLAGQGAFTDALLVASATSVRHAQSLADGVSALCHERNFEYLRMEGYTTGQWILVDCNDIVVNIFQQSVRDLYQLESLWGAAAAALNKEPRA, from the coding sequence ATGCAAAACCTTATCTCTACCCCCAAAAAATATTCGGAACTGCCCACGGCGGAAAAAATGGCCGTCATCAGGGCATGGCTTGAGGAACACAAGGCCGTGGACGTGACCGGGATCGACCTTGCCGGCCAGGGGGCCTTCACGGACGCCCTGCTGGTGGCCAGCGCCACGTCCGTGCGTCATGCCCAGAGCCTGGCCGACGGTGTTTCCGCCCTGTGCCATGAGCGGAACTTCGAATATCTGCGTATGGAAGGCTACACCACCGGCCAGTGGATCCTGGTGGACTGCAACGACATCGTGGTCAATATCTTCCAGCAGTCCGTGCGCGACCTCTACCAGCTGGAAAGCCTGTGGGGCGCGGCCGCCGCTGCCCTCAACAAGGAGCCCCGTGCATGA
- a CDS encoding mannose-1-phosphate guanylyltransferase/mannose-6-phosphate isomerase encodes MKICPVILCGGAGTRLWPLSRRKYPKQFMDLGGHTLFGDTLQRLAALPGLAAPVVICNEEQRFLAAAALQRQGLEGRILLEPEPRNTAPAIAAAALAVTAACDVEDGDPVLLVLPSDHVLEDLPAFAAAVSRAVDCAREGALVTFGVTPDRPETGYGYIEKGDALASGFAVRRFVEKPAREAAEAMLAQGGYFWNSGMFVFRASQYLAELEVQAPAIMAAVRKAWALRRTDYDFIRLHGESFARCPSDSVDYALMEKSARVAMVPLPCRWSDLGSWEAVYENSARDAEGNACVGDVLAQDSRGCYIHAASRLVTTLGVEDLVVVETGDAILVADRARSQEVKALVARLAAQGRHEQDIHLRVYRPWGWYETLALGERFQVKRIQVNPGAALSLQRHRQRAEHWVVIAGEGLVRVGDEEMHLHVDQSVYIPQKTMHRLSNASAQPLEIVEVQTGDYLGEDDIERFDDRYGRG; translated from the coding sequence ATGAAGATCTGTCCCGTCATCCTCTGCGGGGGCGCCGGCACACGCCTGTGGCCCCTGTCACGCCGTAAATATCCCAAGCAATTCATGGACCTGGGCGGTCATACGCTGTTCGGGGACACGCTGCAGCGCCTGGCCGCGCTGCCCGGTCTGGCCGCGCCCGTGGTCATCTGCAATGAGGAGCAGCGCTTCCTGGCCGCTGCTGCCTTGCAGCGGCAGGGCCTGGAGGGCCGGATCCTGCTGGAACCGGAACCGCGCAATACGGCACCGGCCATCGCCGCTGCCGCCCTGGCCGTGACGGCCGCCTGCGATGTGGAAGACGGCGACCCTGTCCTGCTGGTCCTGCCTTCGGACCATGTGCTGGAAGATCTGCCGGCCTTTGCCGCCGCTGTCAGCCGGGCGGTGGACTGCGCCCGCGAAGGGGCCCTGGTCACCTTCGGCGTCACGCCCGACCGGCCCGAGACCGGCTACGGCTATATCGAAAAGGGCGATGCCCTGGCCTCCGGTTTCGCTGTCCGCCGTTTTGTGGAAAAGCCCGCGCGGGAGGCTGCCGAAGCCATGCTGGCGCAGGGCGGCTATTTCTGGAACAGCGGCATGTTCGTGTTCCGTGCCTCCCAGTACCTGGCCGAGCTGGAGGTCCAGGCACCGGCCATCATGGCCGCGGTGCGCAAGGCCTGGGCCCTGCGCCGGACCGATTACGACTTCATCCGCCTGCATGGCGAATCCTTTGCCCGCTGCCCCTCCGACTCTGTGGACTATGCCCTGATGGAAAAAAGCGCCCGTGTGGCCATGGTGCCGCTGCCGTGCCGCTGGAGCGATCTGGGCTCGTGGGAAGCCGTTTACGAGAACAGCGCCAGGGATGCGGAAGGCAATGCCTGCGTGGGCGACGTGCTGGCCCAGGACAGCCGGGGATGTTACATCCATGCCGCCAGCCGCCTGGTGACGACCCTGGGGGTGGAGGATCTTGTGGTGGTGGAGACCGGCGATGCCATCCTGGTGGCCGACAGGGCCCGCAGCCAGGAGGTCAAGGCCCTGGTGGCCCGTCTTGCCGCCCAGGGGCGCCACGAGCAGGATATCCATCTGCGCGTCTACCGGCCCTGGGGCTGGTATGAGACCCTGGCCCTGGGCGAGCGTTTCCAGGTCAAGCGCATCCAGGTCAATCCCGGTGCCGCGCTTTCCCTGCAACGGCACCGGCAGCGGGCCGAGCACTGGGTCGTCATTGCCGGGGAAGGCCTGGTGCGCGTGGGGGACGAAGAGATGCACCTGCATGTGGACCAGTCTGTCTACATCCCCCAGAAGACCATGCACCGTCTGAGCAATGCTTCGGCGCAGCCGCTGGAGATCGTGGAGGTCCAGACCGGGGATTACCTGGGAGAAGACGATATCGAACGGTTCGACGACCGTTACGGCCGTGGATGA
- a CDS encoding phenylacetate--CoA ligase family protein, with protein MIFNIEKETLPREDIEALQLRRLQNLCARVYANVPFYRKRFDESGIKPGDIKSLADLKNLPFTEKQDLRNYYPFGLFAVPRDNIVRLHASSGTTGKAVVVGYTARDLHNWAELAGRSLSAAGVNQTDIVHVAYGYGLFTGGLGAHGGAERIGATVVPASGGATRRQAYLLRDFGATALCCTPSYALHLWEAGQEVGIDFRDLPLRTGVFGAEPWTEEMRQDIEQKMGINALNIYGLSEVMGPGVAMECVESKYGMHLWEDHFLPEIIDPVTGEQLPEGEVGELVITTLTKEGIPLIRYRTRDLTSLDYTPCRCGRTHVRLTRIRGRSDDMLIIRGVNVFPQQIEALLMENQNLSPNYQIIVDRVNNLDTLEVQVEMNETLFADEIRKLQSLESTIQKNIKEFLGVTTKVRLMEPHSIQRSEGKAKRIIDKRPTE; from the coding sequence GTGATTTTCAACATCGAGAAAGAAACGCTGCCCCGCGAGGATATCGAAGCCCTGCAACTGCGCCGCCTGCAAAATCTTTGTGCCCGTGTCTATGCCAATGTGCCCTTCTACCGCAAACGCTTTGACGAGAGCGGCATCAAACCCGGCGACATCAAGAGCCTGGCCGATCTGAAGAACCTGCCCTTCACCGAAAAGCAGGACCTGCGCAACTATTACCCCTTCGGCCTGTTCGCCGTGCCCCGTGACAACATCGTCCGCCTGCACGCCTCCAGCGGCACCACCGGCAAGGCCGTGGTGGTGGGCTATACCGCCCGCGACCTGCACAACTGGGCCGAACTGGCCGGCCGCAGCCTGTCCGCCGCCGGCGTCAACCAGACGGACATCGTGCACGTGGCCTACGGCTACGGCCTGTTCACCGGCGGCCTGGGCGCCCACGGCGGGGCCGAGCGCATCGGCGCCACGGTGGTCCCGGCCTCGGGGGGCGCCACGCGCCGCCAGGCCTACCTGCTGCGCGATTTCGGCGCCACGGCCCTGTGCTGTACGCCTTCGTACGCCCTGCACCTGTGGGAGGCCGGCCAGGAAGTGGGCATCGACTTCCGCGACCTGCCCCTGCGCACCGGCGTGTTCGGCGCCGAACCCTGGACCGAGGAGATGCGCCAGGACATCGAGCAGAAAATGGGCATCAACGCCCTGAACATCTACGGCCTTTCCGAAGTCATGGGCCCCGGCGTGGCCATGGAATGCGTGGAATCCAAATACGGCATGCACCTGTGGGAAGACCACTTCCTGCCCGAGATCATCGACCCCGTCACCGGTGAGCAGCTTCCCGAGGGCGAGGTGGGCGAACTGGTCATCACCACCCTCACCAAGGAAGGCATCCCGCTGATCCGCTACCGCACCCGCGACCTCACCAGCCTGGACTACACCCCCTGCCGCTGCGGCCGCACCCATGTGCGCCTGACCCGCATCCGGGGCCGCAGCGACGACATGCTCATCATCCGCGGCGTCAACGTGTTCCCGCAGCAGATCGAGGCCCTGCTCATGGAAAACCAGAACCTGAGCCCCAACTACCAGATCATCGTGGACCGCGTGAACAACCTGGACACCCTGGAAGTCCAGGTGGAGATGAACGAGACCCTCTTCGCCGACGAGATCCGCAAGCTGCAGAGCCTGGAAAGCACCATCCAGAAGAACATCAAGGAATTCCTGGGCGTCACCACCAAGGTGCGCCTTATGGAGCCGCATTCCATCCAGCGCTCCGAAGGCAAGGCCAAGCGCATCATCGACAAGCGG